One genomic window of Hyperolius riggenbachi isolate aHypRig1 chromosome 7, aHypRig1.pri, whole genome shotgun sequence includes the following:
- the LOC137525294 gene encoding uncharacterized protein: MGPAPTEWSSSDLTLELRGSNMSDTSDNEEVRPYNDPRASADLPDPRRQRVLSGRRFWVHPMLSMRDKKGAFKVLYEDLRRNPEFFFNFTRMSIPNFDELLVLLTPHIAHQRTNMRRMICPAQRLLLTLRYLATGNSFTSLHYHFLLGISTIQGIVHETCKAIWNVLQPLFMPQPTMQMWREAAEGFRQNAQFPNCIGALDGKHLQIQVPPNSGSLYYNYKKFFSVVLMAIADTIYKFLAIDVGAYGSTADANVFRLSPMGRRLYSQQFDIPEPRPLVEGGEALPHVLVGDEAFGLHVNLLKPFPKRDLNDRKRLFNFRLTMARRYVECTFGILANKWRVLRSCMQLKPDNVDFVIKATCVLHNYLRTKDPRAEDLLEVDTLPDLAGHAVRGNVEAANVRDKFAAFFMSQDGQFVTH; encoded by the exons atgggcccagcgcccacagagtggagcagcagcgacCTCACACTGGAGCTCCGCGGCAGCAACATGTCCGAtacgtctgataacgaggaggtgaggccctacaacgaccccagagcttctgccgacctcccagaccccag AAGGCAAAGGGTTTTGAGTGGTAGGCGTTTTTGGGTACATCCAATGTTATCCATGAGGGATAAGAAGGGAGCCTTCAAAGTCTTATATGAAGACTTGCGCAGGAAtccggaatttttttttaattttactagaATGTCAATTCCTAATTTTGATGAACTATTGGTTTTGTTGACACCTCATATTGCTCATCAGAGAACCAACATGCGAAGAATGATATGTCCTGCACAACGTCTTCTACTGACCCTCAG ATATCTTGCCACAGGGAATTCGTTTACTTCCTTGCACTATCATTTTTTACTAGGCATTTCTACCATTCAAGGCATCGTACATGAGACGTGCAAGGCAATATGGAATGTTCTGCAGCCATTATTTATGCCTCAACCTACAATGCAGATGTGGAGAGAAGCAGCGGAAGGTTTCCGGCAGAATGCTCAATTTCCTAATTGCATTGGCGCCTTGGATGGAAAACATCTACAAATTCAGGTGCCACCCAACAGTGGCTCCTTGTATTATAATTATAAGAAATTCTTTTCAGTTGTTTTAATGGCCATTGCCGATACTATTTATAAGTTTTTGGCCATCGACGTAGGTGCTTATGGGAGCACAGCAGATGCAAATGTGTTTCGGTTGTCACCAATGGGCCGAAGGTTATATAGCCAACAGTTTGACATTCCCGAGCCAAGGCCCCTTGTTGAAGGAGGAGAAGCACTACCACATGTGCTAGTGGGTGATGAGGCTTTTGGCCTACATGTCAACTTATTAAAACCGTTTCCCAAACGCGATTTAAATGACAGAAAAAGGCTTTTCAACTTTAGGCTCACAATGGCTCGCAGATATGTGGAGTGTACATTTGGCATTTTAGCTAACAAATGGCGTGTACTCAGATCTTGTATGCAGCTGAAGCCTGACAATGTTGACTTTGTCATCAAAGCAACATGTGTGTTGCATAATTACCTGCGCACCAAGGATCCTCGTGCAGAAGACCTGTTGGAGGTGGACACTCTTCCGGATCTTGCTGGTCATGCAGTCCGTGGCAATGTCGAGGCAGCTAATGTGCGTGACAAGTTCGCGGCTTTTTTTATGTCACAAGATGGTCAGTTTGTCACCCATTAG